One window of the Sphaerochaeta associata genome contains the following:
- a CDS encoding SPFH domain-containing protein produces the protein MNEPVYSQEKVLNTAAHGLAFLLINTALIILCFFLFIYGVAADMPTLLRILVLTASSLYGFIVGPVLYAGLKIVKPNEALVLTLFGKYYGTLKKEGFFWVNPFVSAINPASSPDSSSATAKPEVKTEGGKTTTAYTIQFPKKKISLKAMTLNNDKQKVNDALGNPIIIGVVVIWKVVDTAKAVFSVDNYVEYLSIQCDSALRNVVRLFPYDSDEDEDEKSLRGSSKEVAQDLLRELQSKVEVAGLQIIEARITHLSYAPEIAAAMLQRQQASAIIAARQKIVEGAVGMVEMALEQLNKNGVVTLDEERKASMVSNLMVVLCGNRDVQPIVNSGSLY, from the coding sequence ATGAATGAACCTGTCTATTCCCAAGAGAAAGTATTGAACACAGCTGCACATGGACTGGCATTCCTGTTGATCAACACTGCCCTGATCATTCTCTGCTTCTTTCTCTTCATCTACGGTGTGGCAGCCGACATGCCTACACTCCTGCGCATTCTTGTCCTGACGGCAAGCTCGCTCTATGGTTTTATTGTCGGTCCCGTACTGTACGCCGGACTCAAGATAGTAAAACCCAATGAGGCGTTGGTGCTCACCTTGTTCGGCAAGTACTACGGCACGCTCAAGAAAGAGGGTTTTTTCTGGGTCAATCCGTTTGTCAGTGCCATAAATCCGGCTTCGAGTCCCGACTCTTCAAGTGCAACGGCCAAACCCGAGGTAAAGACTGAGGGCGGGAAAACCACTACGGCCTACACCATCCAGTTCCCCAAGAAGAAAATCTCCCTGAAAGCAATGACGTTGAACAATGACAAGCAGAAAGTCAATGATGCATTGGGCAATCCGATCATCATCGGTGTGGTGGTCATCTGGAAGGTTGTCGATACGGCAAAGGCCGTGTTCAGCGTAGACAACTATGTGGAGTATCTCTCCATCCAGTGTGATTCGGCGCTCCGCAACGTCGTACGCCTGTTTCCCTACGATTCGGATGAGGATGAGGATGAGAAGTCTCTGCGCGGCAGCAGCAAGGAAGTAGCGCAGGACCTGCTGCGTGAACTTCAGTCAAAGGTTGAAGTTGCAGGGCTACAGATCATCGAGGCCAGGATCACCCACCTCTCCTATGCACCGGAGATTGCTGCAGCCATGTTGCAGCGACAGCAGGCATCGGCCATCATTGCTGCACGACAGAAGATTGTGGAAGGTGCTGTCGGCATGGTGGAAATGGCCCTTGAGCAGTTGAACAAGAACGGCGTGGTCACCCTTGATGAAGAGCGCAAGGCTTCGATGGTGAGCAACCTCATGGTTGTGCTGTGCGGCAACCGTGATGTCCAGCCTATTGTAAACAGCGGCTCACTCTATTAA
- a CDS encoding Arc family DNA-binding protein — translation MDAKDKAKKQVLLRLSSSLWEELAKWADDDFRSINGQIEYLLTDAVKKRRNKAFEEEPIES, via the coding sequence ATGGATGCAAAGGATAAAGCGAAGAAGCAAGTATTGCTGCGTCTTTCGTCATCACTGTGGGAAGAGTTGGCGAAATGGGCCGATGACGATTTTCGCTCGATCAACGGGCAAATTGAGTACCTTCTCACCGATGCCGTCAAAAAGCGCAGAAACAAGGCATTCGAGGAAGAGCCTATTGAATCGTGA